A window of Ipomoea triloba cultivar NCNSP0323 chromosome 2, ASM357664v1 contains these coding sequences:
- the LOC116003832 gene encoding NDR1/HIN1-like protein 6, protein MPPPHRRNVPRSYQPKKSSTSCCCKCLCCCCCFLLIFVLVLGGLAFYVYSVYKPKMPTYTVEGLDVKNFDVQDDFSLKTVFLVSVKAENPNAHLGFIYGKHSSVVVTYTDSVLSSGELPNFHQEPLNTTVMKIEMRGVSEFGSGLQDAFEENKKTGRIPLLVKVKAPVNVVMGKVESREFIVYVNCSLVVDNLQPGKKVGIVKTGYSFDVQF, encoded by the coding sequence ATGCCGCCTCCTCACCGCCGCAACGTCCCCAGATCATACCAGCCCAAGAAATCCTCGACGAGTTGCTGCTGCAAATGCTtatgctgctgctgctgcttccTCCTCATCTTCGTCCTCGTCCTGGGCGGCCTGGCTTTCTACGTCTACTCCGTTTACAAGCCCAAGATGCCGACCTACACAGTGGAGGGTCTGGACGTGAAGAACTTCGACGTCCAGGACGATTTTAGCCTCAAGACGGTGTTCCTCGTCAGCGTGAAGGCCGAAAACCCTAACGCCCATCTCGGATTCATTTACGGCAAGCACAGCTCCGTCGTCGTGACGTACACCGACTCCGTTCTCTCCTCCGGCGAGCTGCCCAATTTCCACCAGGAGCCGTTGAATACGACGGTGATGAAGATCGAGATGCGGGGGGTGAGCGAGTTCGGGTCGGGTCTCCAGGACGCGTTTGAAGAGAACAAAAAAACGGGGAGAATACCGCTGCTCGTGAAGGTCAAGGCGCCGGTCAACGTCGTGATGGGGAAGGTGGAATCCAGGGAATTCATCGTTTATGTCAACTGTTCTCTCGTCGTTGACAATCTCCAGCCGGGGAAGAAGGTCGGCATCGTTAAAACCGGCTACAGCTTTGATGTTCAATTCTAA